In Caldisericia bacterium, a genomic segment contains:
- a CDS encoding pseudouridine-5'-phosphate glycosidase, whose product MKKAKNYKDHVIFSDEYKGSFYPHTCLETTLISFGFPYPDNLKIAIKLEEIIRKEEVIPLTIGIKEGKILIGLKDEDIEFFANNKEIYKANMRDVPYLLSTKKSGALTISGMLYIMDRFGLKFLASGGLGGVHIGFEKYFDISTDLFALSKFKAVVVTSGFKSILDIKRSWELLETLGVPVVGFNTDKLPGFYYKETDIQLENYFYKIDDLVYYIKFWDKFYNSSLLIVNPIPEEDEIDKKEFEEMLDSILKSAENKKIEGKSVTPFILSELHKISNGKTIKANKSLLLNNAKLAAKLSKLYFEK is encoded by the coding sequence ATGAAAAAGGCGAAAAATTATAAAGATCATGTTATTTTTTCTGATGAGTACAAAGGAAGTTTCTATCCACATACATGTCTTGAAACAACACTAATTTCTTTTGGTTTTCCATATCCAGACAATCTGAAGATTGCAATAAAATTAGAAGAAATAATAAGAAAAGAAGAAGTTATACCATTAACAATTGGAATAAAAGAAGGTAAGATTCTAATTGGACTCAAAGATGAAGATATAGAATTTTTTGCTAATAATAAAGAGATTTATAAAGCAAACATGAGAGATGTTCCATACCTTCTTTCAACTAAGAAAAGTGGAGCCCTTACAATTTCAGGAATGCTTTATATTATGGATAGATTTGGTTTAAAATTTCTTGCATCAGGAGGACTAGGTGGAGTTCATATAGGATTTGAAAAATATTTCGACATTTCAACTGATCTTTTCGCATTATCAAAATTTAAAGCAGTTGTTGTAACTTCTGGATTTAAATCAATTCTTGATATAAAAAGAAGTTGGGAACTTCTTGAGACACTTGGAGTGCCTGTAGTTGGTTTTAACACAGATAAACTTCCAGGATTTTATTATAAAGAAACAGATATTCAACTTGAAAACTATTTTTATAAAATAGACGATTTGGTATATTATATTAAATTTTGGGATAAGTTTTACAATTCATCTCTTTTAATTGTAAATCCAATTCCTGAAGAGGATGAAATAGATAAAAAAGAGTTTGAAGAGATGCTTGATTCTATTTTAAAGAGTGCAGAAAATAAAAAAATCGAAGGAAAAAGCGTAACCCCTTTTATTCTTTCAGAATTACATAAAATTTCTAATGGAAAAACAATAAAAGCAAATAAATCTCTTTTATTAAATAATGCAAAACTTGCTGCCAAGTTATCAAAACTTTACTTTGAAAAATAG
- a CDS encoding PQQ-binding-like beta-propeller repeat protein, whose product MRKLITFSLILTFLFLSFIKISQTKTNQTSPWPMFMHDIYHTGRTDLLGPDNPKEKFRFSTGREINSSPVIGSDGTIYVTSDDSKLYAINPNGTEKWHFKDSGDSYILSSPAIDSNGIIYFGRGNTIYAINPNGTLKWSLKVDGSTESSPVISFDGTIYVGGGKYLYAIDKNGNKKWEFETGGSISKSSPAISSNGTIYIGSHDRKLYAINPNGTKKWIFPTGNYINASPTIGEDGTIYFGSTDHKFYALNPDGTKKWEIDFGSESTINSTAAIGFDGTIYVGVIGKGVVAINPDGKIKWIYKTNYYVNSSPSIDGNGIIYIGDESGHLYAIKSDGTLKWELDLKKKIFNSFVAIDKNKTIYIGSGSDLYAFEDSSAPPPSQEKITILLWIGNPNMSVNGIYKEIDPGRGTVPVIIKEWGRTLLPIRAIVEELSGEILWDGATRKVTILFKGSTIELWIDNPQAKVNGVTKWIDENNHNVKPIIINGRTMLPIRFVAENLGCEVLWDGNTKKITIIYPKG is encoded by the coding sequence ATGAGAAAATTAATAACTTTCTCATTAATTTTAACTTTTTTATTTTTAAGTTTTATAAAAATATCTCAAACTAAAACCAATCAAACATCTCCTTGGCCAATGTTTATGCATGACATTTATCACACTGGAAGAACAGATCTACTTGGACCTGATAATCCAAAAGAGAAATTTAGATTTTCAACTGGAAGAGAGATTAATTCATCTCCGGTTATAGGAAGTGATGGAACTATTTATGTTACATCAGATGATAGTAAATTATATGCAATAAATCCAAATGGAACTGAGAAATGGCATTTTAAAGATTCAGGAGATTCTTATATTCTATCTTCTCCAGCAATAGATTCAAACGGAATAATCTATTTTGGAAGAGGTAATACAATTTATGCAATTAATCCTAATGGTACTTTAAAATGGTCTCTTAAAGTTGATGGATCTACTGAGTCATCACCAGTAATTTCTTTTGATGGCACTATATATGTTGGTGGAGGAAAATATCTATATGCAATTGATAAAAACGGAAATAAAAAATGGGAATTTGAGACTGGTGGATCTATTTCAAAATCATCTCCTGCAATATCATCTAATGGAACAATTTATATTGGATCACATGATAGAAAACTTTATGCAATTAATCCTAATGGTACAAAAAAATGGATCTTTCCAACAGGAAACTATATTAATGCTTCACCAACAATTGGTGAAGATGGAACAATTTATTTTGGTTCTACTGATCATAAATTTTATGCTTTAAATCCTGATGGAACTAAAAAATGGGAAATAGATTTTGGAAGTGAATCCACTATTAATTCAACTGCTGCAATCGGTTTTGATGGAACAATTTATGTAGGAGTTATAGGTAAAGGAGTTGTTGCTATTAATCCAGATGGAAAAATAAAATGGATATATAAAACAAATTATTATGTTAACTCATCCCCATCAATTGATGGAAATGGAATTATTTATATAGGCGATGAAAGTGGACATCTTTATGCAATTAAATCAGATGGAACTTTAAAATGGGAACTTGATTTAAAGAAAAAAATTTTTAACTCCTTTGTGGCTATTGATAAAAATAAAACTATTTATATAGGTTCAGGGAGTGACCTTTATGCATTTGAAGATAGCAGTGCTCCTCCACCATCGCAAGAGAAAATAACAATTCTTCTTTGGATTGGAAATCCAAATATGAGTGTCAATGGAATATATAAAGAGATAGATCCTGGAAGAGGAACAGTACCAGTTATTATAAAAGAGTGGGGAAGAACTCTCCTTCCAATAAGAGCAATAGTTGAAGAGTTAAGTGGTGAAATTCTTTGGGATGGCGCAACCCGAAAAGTTACAATTTTATTTAAAGGAAGCACAATTGAGCTCTGGATTGATAATCCGCAAGCAAAAGTTAATGGAGTAACAAAATGGATAGATGAAAATAACCATAATGTTAAACCAATCATTATAAATGGAAGAACAATGCTACCTATTAGATTTGTTGCTGAAAATCTTGGATGTGAAGTTCTCTGGGATGGAAATACAAAAAAAATAACAATTATATATCCTAAAGGTTAA
- a CDS encoding ABC transporter permease gives MEFLKTIISFISSMLVFGTPIILAGLGGVMCENAGVVNIALEGIMRFGGFFAVFGSYISSRVIDPITGTRNPLAGNPWIGILFAIIVGVLAGLLHGYISISLRGNQIVSAVAINVFSLGGMTFFLERYFNTTGHSPSVASFMGKPLFPALTKIPILGDLFKTMNIFVWLAVILPFVVHFYLYHTHWGLRHRAVGEHPKAADTLGVNVYGIRYFAVIMSGFFAALAGASMSIGQLDLFDNHMPAGLGFIALAAMIFGKWKPLGTFFAALFFTLANVIQIYIQTEAPQILKIIPRGFFLALPYILTILILAGFVGRVTPPAADGIPYEKGEKL, from the coding sequence GTGGAGTTTCTTAAGACAATAATATCTTTTATATCATCAATGCTTGTTTTTGGAACTCCAATTATTCTTGCTGGCCTTGGTGGAGTTATGTGCGAAAATGCAGGTGTTGTTAATATAGCACTCGAAGGTATAATGAGATTTGGTGGATTTTTTGCAGTTTTTGGCTCATATATTTCATCTCGTGTAATTGATCCAATAACAGGTACAAGAAATCCTCTTGCTGGAAATCCTTGGATCGGAATTCTTTTTGCAATAATTGTTGGAGTTTTGGCTGGTCTTTTACATGGTTATATCTCTATTTCATTAAGAGGGAATCAAATTGTTTCTGCAGTTGCTATAAATGTTTTCTCTCTTGGAGGAATGACATTTTTCCTTGAAAGATATTTTAATACAACAGGACACTCTCCGTCTGTCGCATCATTTATGGGAAAACCTCTTTTCCCTGCTTTAACAAAAATTCCCATTTTAGGAGATCTATTTAAAACAATGAACATATTTGTTTGGCTTGCTGTTATTCTTCCATTTGTTGTACATTTTTATCTTTATCATACTCATTGGGGATTAAGACATAGAGCAGTTGGTGAACACCCTAAAGCAGCAGATACACTTGGGGTTAATGTTTACGGAATAAGATATTTTGCAGTTATTATGTCAGGATTTTTTGCAGCCCTTGCTGGTGCTTCAATGTCTATTGGTCAACTTGATCTATTTGATAACCATATGCCAGCAGGATTAGGATTTATAGCACTTGCTGCAATGATATTTGGAAAATGGAAACCACTTGGAACATTTTTTGCAGCACTTTTCTTTACACTTGCAAATGTCATTCAAATTTATATTCAAACTGAAGCACCACAAATTTTAAAAATAATTCCAAGAGGATTTTTCTTAGCACTTCCATATATATTAACAATTTTAATTCTTGCTGGATTTGTTGGAAGAGTAACACCTCCAGCAGCAGATGGAATACCTTATGAAAAAGGCGAAAAATTATAA
- the ychF gene encoding redox-regulated ATPase YchF, with translation MEIGIIGLPNSGKSTLFKALTGNDVVINLFPFSTVNPNIGVVHVPDERLEILSKFIKPTKTIPTSIKFIDLAGLVKNAHKGEGLGNKFLSETRRADGLLEVVRCFEEKNVPHVEGNIDPVRDIEIIHIEIALSDFEIVEKNFEKIDHAYRSGNKELKLEFEALSFAKENLKKGVWLNEINYPSEFNEIYKKYNLLTIKPLIIIANVGDEDIFNGESENFKKLKEYSQNKKYKLLKVSLKIELELSEMEEEERKEFLKELNLKERVLDTIIKESYKILDLITFFTYANNIVQAWSIKRGTNVKEAAGKIHSDFEKGFVKAEVFNIEDLKKVNSLNELREKGLIKIEGKEYIVKDGDVIYYKINI, from the coding sequence ATGGAAATTGGAATAATTGGTTTACCAAATTCTGGAAAATCAACACTTTTTAAGGCTTTAACAGGAAATGATGTAGTAATTAATCTTTTCCCATTTTCAACAGTTAATCCAAATATTGGAGTTGTACATGTACCAGATGAAAGATTGGAAATTTTATCAAAATTTATTAAACCCACTAAAACAATTCCAACATCTATAAAATTCATTGATCTTGCTGGCCTTGTTAAAAATGCACATAAAGGAGAGGGACTTGGAAACAAGTTCCTCTCCGAAACAAGAAGAGCAGATGGACTTTTGGAGGTTGTAAGGTGCTTTGAGGAGAAAAATGTTCCTCATGTTGAAGGAAATATAGACCCAGTTAGAGATATAGAAATAATTCACATTGAAATTGCTCTCTCTGATTTTGAAATTGTTGAAAAAAACTTTGAAAAAATTGATCATGCATACCGCTCTGGAAATAAAGAGTTAAAATTGGAGTTTGAGGCCCTTTCTTTTGCAAAAGAGAATTTAAAAAAGGGAGTTTGGCTAAATGAGATAAATTACCCTTCTGAATTTAATGAAATTTATAAAAAATATAATCTTTTAACAATAAAACCACTTATTATAATAGCAAATGTAGGAGATGAAGACATTTTTAATGGAGAAAGTGAAAATTTTAAAAAATTAAAAGAATATTCTCAAAATAAAAAATATAAACTATTAAAAGTTTCACTTAAAATTGAACTTGAACTATCTGAAATGGAAGAGGAGGAGAGAAAGGAGTTTTTAAAAGAGTTAAATTTAAAAGAGAGAGTTCTTGATACAATAATTAAAGAATCGTATAAAATTTTGGATTTAATAACATTCTTTACATATGCAAATAATATTGTTCAAGCATGGTCTATAAAAAGAGGTACAAATGTAAAAGAAGCAGCAGGGAAAATTCATTCTGATTTTGAAAAAGGTTTTGTTAAAGCAGAGGTATTTAACATTGAAGATTTAAAAAAAGTAAATTCTTTAAATGAACTAAGGGAAAAGGGATTAATTAAAATTGAGGGGAAAGAATATATCGTAAAAGATGGAGATGTAATTTATTATAAAATAAATATTTAA
- a CDS encoding ABC transporter permease, translating to MNNLKLSSIDRFINWWNAKKEDLSSFLVPVISVIIAFIIAGIMIKLTGKSPLRAYEILFKGALGKDFQEFISLRVAGEGILKGAILTLTGLSITVAFKAGLFNIGAEGQFIIGAITAAYFGFKLNLPPFIGIPLILLIVSFVSGLYGAFAAFLKVKRGVHEVITTIMLNWIAIHLVENWIVVGPFNILRYNPRAVLAGTPYITDNSRLKPLFSGTRLNATIFIAIIAVILIYILINKTVLGYEIQATGLNIEAARYAGINISRTMIISMFIAGALSGISGACMILGTEGRYPGVFRPGYGFDGITMALVGNTTPVGTFIASLFFGLVRGGATGMQLIGIHKSFADIIQGVATIFVAGQIGIKYLLFKIGEKKVFRGKEVISGVS from the coding sequence ATGAACAATTTAAAACTCTCAAGTATTGATAGGTTTATAAATTGGTGGAATGCAAAAAAAGAAGATCTTTCATCTTTTCTTGTTCCAGTTATTTCAGTTATTATTGCATTTATAATTGCAGGAATTATGATTAAACTTACAGGAAAAAGTCCACTTCGTGCTTATGAAATTTTATTTAAAGGTGCACTTGGAAAAGATTTTCAAGAATTTATTTCATTAAGAGTTGCTGGAGAAGGTATTCTTAAGGGAGCAATTTTAACATTAACTGGATTGTCAATCACTGTTGCTTTTAAAGCAGGACTTTTTAATATTGGAGCAGAGGGACAATTTATAATTGGCGCAATAACTGCTGCATATTTTGGATTTAAATTAAATCTTCCACCATTCATTGGTATTCCTTTAATACTTTTAATTGTTTCATTTGTTTCAGGGCTTTATGGTGCATTTGCTGCATTTTTAAAAGTAAAAAGAGGAGTTCATGAAGTTATTACAACTATAATGTTAAACTGGATTGCGATTCACCTTGTTGAAAACTGGATTGTTGTTGGACCATTTAATATTTTAAGATACAATCCAAGAGCAGTTCTCGCAGGTACACCCTATATAACAGATAACTCAAGATTAAAGCCACTTTTTTCTGGCACAAGACTTAATGCAACAATTTTTATTGCAATAATTGCAGTTATTTTGATTTATATTTTAATAAACAAAACTGTTCTTGGTTATGAAATTCAAGCAACTGGACTAAATATTGAGGCTGCTCGATATGCAGGAATAAATATAAGTAGAACTATGATTATCTCTATGTTTATTGCTGGTGCTTTATCAGGAATAAGTGGTGCATGTATGATACTTGGAACAGAGGGAAGATATCCTGGTGTATTTAGACCTGGTTATGGATTTGATGGAATAACAATGGCTCTTGTTGGTAACACAACTCCAGTTGGAACTTTTATTGCTTCTCTTTTCTTTGGACTTGTGAGAGGAGGAGCAACAGGAATGCAACTTATTGGAATTCACAAAAGTTTTGCAGATATTATTCAAGGTGTTGCAACTATTTTTGTTGCAGGTCAAATTGGAATTAAGTATCTCCTTTTTAAGATTGGCGAAAAAAAAGTTTTTAGAGGTAAGGAGGTAATAAGTGGAGTTTCTTAA
- the proB gene encoding glutamate 5-kinase, whose translation MNKVVIKIGTNCLTHNETKVPEPEVLGSLAKGVYYLINKGFKPVIVTSGAIGLGLKTLGLTQRPKSISLKQASAAIGQSILMNIYSEFFSLFGIKIAQILLTREDIIDRTRYINTRNTFDVLLEKGVVPIVNENDVVAVDEIKFGDNDTLSAIVSTIIDADLLIILTTTDGVYDKDPLIHKDAKRIKIVESFDDKIYSFIEKTKTSLGTGGMETKINAAKIATSVGVKTIIGSGISPYKTIKGVIEGEDIGTKFIPKEKHLDSRKRWILYALNPKGEIVVDKGAEDALKNYNKSLLLPGIVELRGEFFEKDPVSILNIENKKIGQGLTNFSSITIKNMLLHKDEFKNIKEIIHRDNLAIIKF comes from the coding sequence ATGAATAAAGTTGTTATAAAAATTGGAACAAATTGTCTTACACATAATGAAACAAAAGTCCCAGAACCTGAAGTGTTAGGAAGTTTAGCAAAAGGAGTTTATTATTTGATAAATAAAGGATTTAAACCTGTTATAGTAACTTCTGGTGCTATTGGATTAGGTTTAAAAACACTAGGTCTTACACAAAGACCAAAATCAATTTCTTTAAAACAAGCCTCTGCAGCAATTGGTCAAAGTATTTTAATGAATATATATTCAGAATTTTTTTCTCTTTTTGGAATTAAAATAGCACAAATACTGTTAACGCGAGAAGATATAATAGATAGAACAAGGTATATTAATACAAGAAACACTTTTGATGTTTTACTTGAAAAAGGTGTTGTTCCAATTGTTAATGAGAATGATGTTGTTGCTGTAGATGAAATAAAATTTGGAGATAACGATACATTATCAGCAATTGTTTCAACCATTATTGATGCTGATTTATTAATTATTTTAACAACAACAGATGGAGTTTATGACAAAGACCCACTCATTCATAAAGATGCAAAAAGAATCAAAATTGTCGAATCTTTTGATGATAAAATTTATTCTTTTATTGAAAAAACAAAAACATCTCTTGGAACAGGAGGAATGGAGACAAAAATAAATGCGGCAAAAATTGCAACAAGTGTTGGAGTAAAGACTATAATTGGAAGTGGCATATCTCCATATAAAACAATAAAAGGGGTTATAGAAGGAGAAGATATTGGAACTAAATTTATTCCAAAAGAAAAACATCTCGATTCAAGAAAAAGGTGGATTCTTTATGCTCTTAATCCTAAAGGAGAGATAGTTGTTGATAAAGGTGCAGAAGATGCATTAAAAAACTATAATAAAAGTCTCCTTTTACCTGGAATTGTTGAATTAAGAGGAGAATTTTTTGAAAAAGATCCAGTTTCAATCTTAAACATAGAAAATAAAAAAATTGGTCAGGGATTAACAAATTTTTCATCAATTACGATAAAAAATATGCTTTTACATAAAGATGAGTTTAAAAATATAAAAGAGATAATTCATAGAGATAATTTAGCAATTATAAAATTTTAA
- a CDS encoding aminopeptidase — protein sequence MEVNELKLKKKNVWEEYKEEEIEKVSKEYIKFISESKTERESVEFIEKILIENGYKNIDEESKGDKLYKKIKNKSILILKKGEKDLKEGFNLVTAHIDSPRIDLKQNPLYEDTNLAFFETHYYGGIKKYQWVSIPLVLKGVIIKKDGGCLKIDSERDGIIFSITDLLPHLARKQYEKKIGEAIEGENLNVLIGSKPLKDEKEEKIKANILKYLNEKYGITEEDFISSELTLVPYGEAKEIGFDKSMILGYGHDDRSCAFSAFYAILNSEKPKRWSIVYLIDKEEIGSEGNTSAQSIVFDEILLKFVNDYKELISIYSKSSVLSGDVNAAFDPNYKEVYEPKNSAYINNGVVMTKFTGRGGKYESNDASAEYVGKIRKLLNENGVIWQVAELGKVDEGGGGTVAMFFARKGMDVIDMGPAVLSMHAPFEIISKGDLFATYHSYKVFIERFE from the coding sequence ATGGAAGTTAATGAACTTAAACTGAAAAAGAAAAATGTGTGGGAAGAGTACAAAGAAGAAGAGATTGAGAAAGTTTCAAAAGAGTATATTAAATTTATTTCAGAATCAAAAACCGAAAGAGAGTCAGTTGAATTTATTGAAAAAATTTTAATTGAAAATGGGTATAAAAATATTGATGAAGAAAGTAAAGGTGATAAACTTTATAAAAAAATAAAAAATAAATCTATTTTAATATTAAAAAAAGGAGAAAAGGATCTTAAGGAAGGTTTTAATCTTGTTACTGCACATATTGATTCTCCAAGAATAGATTTAAAACAAAATCCACTTTATGAAGATACCAATTTGGCATTTTTTGAAACTCACTATTATGGAGGAATTAAAAAATATCAATGGGTTTCAATTCCACTAGTTCTTAAAGGTGTAATAATTAAAAAAGATGGGGGTTGTTTAAAAATTGACTCAGAAAGAGATGGAATAATCTTTTCAATAACTGATTTACTTCCACATCTTGCAAGAAAACAGTATGAAAAGAAAATCGGAGAAGCAATTGAAGGAGAAAATTTAAATGTTCTTATAGGCTCAAAACCTCTTAAAGATGAAAAAGAGGAAAAAATCAAAGCAAATATTTTAAAATATTTAAATGAAAAATATGGAATAACTGAAGAAGATTTTATTTCAAGTGAACTTACTCTTGTACCATATGGTGAAGCAAAGGAGATTGGTTTTGACAAAAGTATGATTTTAGGTTATGGACATGATGATAGATCTTGTGCTTTTTCAGCCTTTTATGCAATTTTAAACTCCGAAAAACCAAAAAGATGGTCAATAGTTTATCTTATTGATAAAGAAGAAATTGGGTCTGAAGGAAATACCTCTGCTCAATCTATAGTTTTTGATGAAATTCTTTTAAAATTTGTCAATGATTATAAAGAACTAATTAGTATATATTCTAAATCAAGCGTATTATCAGGAGATGTAAATGCTGCATTTGATCCAAATTATAAAGAGGTTTATGAACCAAAAAATTCTGCGTATATCAATAATGGTGTAGTTATGACAAAATTTACAGGAAGGGGTGGAAAATATGAATCAAATGACGCAAGTGCTGAATATGTTGGAAAAATAAGAAAACTACTGAATGAGAATGGAGTTATTTGGCAAGTTGCAGAGTTGGGAAAAGTTGACGAAGGTGGTGGAGGTACAGTTGCTATGTTTTTTGCAAGAAAAGGTATGGATGTAATTGATATGGGACCAGCAGTTCTTTCTATGCATGCACCATTTGAAATTATTTCAAAAGGTGACCTATTTGCTACATATCATTCATATAAAGTTTTTATAGAGAGATTCGAATAA
- a CDS encoding transcriptional repressor, which yields MIEKFFSNFGLRTTKERKEILKFLIKNKGKHLSALNIYESLKTKGVSLTSVYRTLSLLESKGLVRKTSFHKRHMNYEIFTKPHIHFICTNCGKIIEFNAPDVNKILEILNIKEKNLDPLYYIIEIYGNCKNCKK from the coding sequence TTGATAGAAAAATTTTTTTCAAACTTTGGTTTAAGAACCACAAAAGAGAGAAAGGAGATTTTAAAATTTTTAATTAAAAATAAAGGAAAGCATCTTTCTGCATTGAATATTTATGAATCACTAAAAACAAAAGGTGTCAGTTTGACAAGTGTTTATAGAACACTTTCTCTTCTTGAAAGTAAAGGCCTTGTAAGAAAAACTTCATTTCACAAAAGACATATGAATTATGAAATTTTTACAAAACCTCATATTCATTTTATATGTACAAATTGTGGAAAAATAATAGAATTTAACGCACCAGATGTGAATAAAATATTAGAAATTCTAAATATAAAAGAAAAAAATTTAGATCCTTTATATTACATAATCGAAATTTATGGAAATTGTAAAAATTGTAAAAAGTAA
- a CDS encoding CinA family protein → MKNSYLISYLIYIRDKLIKDNKTLGISESCTGGYLSYLFTFLPNSSKIFKGSVVVYTNEIKGKVLKVDKQILEQYGAISEETSINMAKNVKEILNVDYSIGVTGNLGPVSQEKKDKGLIYVSIFLKDKLISKKFILSGTREEIRQKLVYNIIYLFYNLIKKEQIS, encoded by the coding sequence TTGAAAAATAGTTATCTTATAAGTTATTTAATTTATATAAGAGATAAATTAATAAAGGATAATAAAACTCTTGGAATTTCTGAATCTTGTACAGGAGGATACCTTTCTTATCTATTTACTTTTTTACCTAACTCATCAAAAATTTTTAAAGGATCAGTTGTAGTTTATACAAATGAAATCAAAGGGAAAGTTTTAAAGGTTGATAAACAAATACTTGAGCAATATGGCGCAATAAGCGAAGAAACATCAATTAATATGGCTAAAAATGTAAAAGAGATTTTAAATGTTGATTACTCAATTGGAGTTACTGGCAACCTTGGACCTGTTTCACAAGAGAAAAAAGATAAAGGATTAATTTATGTTTCAATTTTTTTAAAAGATAAATTAATTTCAAAAAAATTTATTTTAAGTGGAACAAGAGAGGAGATAAGACAAAAGTTGGTTTACAATATAATTTATCTTTTTTATAATCTAATAAAAAAGGAGCAAATTAGTTGA
- a CDS encoding ABC transporter ATP-binding protein yields the protein MEYAIELKNITKVFPGVVANDEINLQIKKGEIFAIVGENGAGKTTLMNIIYGLYTPDKGEIYINGKKVTHHSPRKAIELGIGMVHQHFMLVPVFTVYENIVLGNEYKKSGFIFDRKRAIEEVKKLSEKYGLRVDPLEKIQNLPVGIQQRVEILKVLFRGAEILILDEPTAVLTPQETKELFATIKELKKAGKTIIFISHKLKEVLEIADRICVLKNGKVMGIKIKEETNEKELARLMVGRDVVLEVPKKEIEPGEVILEVQDLVVLSDRGIPAIKGISFKLRRNEILGIAGVEGNGQKELVEALTGLRPIESGKIIVKGKEIFSTDAKVLRNMGMAHIPEDRRARGLVLPFTVSYNLFLGRQREKLFAKGRFLNSGYIKVYGNNKVEEYDIRPRNPYLKVDALSGGNQQKVVVAREVSYDPDILIASQPTRGLDVGATEFVHKKLVEQRESGKAILLISLELEEIMSLSDRIAVLYNGEIVGEMNAKVATEEELGLLMLGLKRYEKKEVKG from the coding sequence TTGGAATACGCAATTGAACTAAAAAACATTACAAAAGTTTTTCCTGGAGTTGTTGCAAATGATGAAATAAACTTACAAATAAAAAAGGGGGAAATCTTTGCAATAGTTGGAGAAAATGGCGCTGGAAAAACAACATTAATGAATATTATTTATGGATTATATACTCCAGATAAAGGTGAAATATATATTAATGGTAAAAAAGTAACTCATCATTCACCAAGAAAAGCAATAGAACTTGGCATTGGAATGGTACATCAACATTTTATGCTTGTACCAGTTTTTACTGTTTATGAAAATATTGTTCTTGGTAATGAATATAAAAAGAGCGGATTTATTTTTGATAGAAAAAGGGCCATTGAAGAAGTAAAGAAACTTTCTGAAAAATATGGACTTAGAGTTGATCCATTAGAAAAAATTCAAAATTTACCTGTTGGAATTCAACAAAGAGTTGAAATTTTAAAAGTTTTATTTAGAGGTGCAGAAATATTAATTCTTGATGAACCAACTGCAGTTTTAACACCACAAGAGACCAAAGAACTTTTTGCGACAATAAAAGAACTTAAAAAAGCAGGAAAGACAATTATATTTATTTCACATAAATTAAAAGAAGTTTTAGAAATTGCAGATAGAATATGTGTTTTGAAAAATGGAAAGGTAATGGGAATTAAAATTAAAGAGGAAACAAATGAGAAAGAATTAGCAAGATTAATGGTTGGAAGAGATGTAGTTTTAGAGGTTCCAAAAAAAGAAATTGAACCAGGCGAAGTTATTCTTGAAGTTCAAGATCTTGTAGTTTTGAGTGATAGAGGAATACCTGCAATTAAAGGAATATCTTTTAAATTAAGAAGAAATGAAATTTTAGGAATTGCAGGAGTTGAAGGAAATGGTCAAAAAGAATTAGTTGAAGCTTTGACCGGATTAAGACCAATTGAAAGTGGAAAAATAATTGTTAAGGGTAAAGAAATATTTTCAACTGATGCAAAAGTTTTAAGAAATATGGGAATGGCACACATTCCTGAAGACAGAAGAGCAAGAGGTCTTGTTTTACCATTTACTGTCTCTTATAACCTATTTTTAGGAAGACAAAGAGAAAAATTATTTGCAAAAGGAAGATTTTTAAATAGTGGGTATATAAAGGTTTATGGAAATAATAAAGTTGAAGAGTATGATATAAGACCAAGAAATCCCTATCTTAAAGTCGATGCCCTTTCTGGTGGGAATCAACAAAAAGTTGTAGTAGCAAGAGAGGTTTCTTATGATCCAGATATTTTAATAGCGTCTCAACCAACAAGAGGTCTTGATGTTGGTGCAACAGAGTTTGTTCATAAAAAGTTAGTTGAACAGAGGGAGTCAGGAAAAGCAATTCTTCTTATTTCCCTTGAACTTGAAGAAATTATGAGTTTATCAGATAGAATCGCAGTTTTATATAATGGTGAAATTGTTGGTGAAATGAATGCAAAGGTTGCCACAGAAGAAGAGTTGGGTTTACTAATGTTAGGTTTAAAAAGATATGAGAAAAAAGAGGTGAAGGGATGA